In Macrobrachium rosenbergii isolate ZJJX-2024 chromosome 4, ASM4041242v1, whole genome shotgun sequence, one genomic interval encodes:
- the LOC136829964 gene encoding uncharacterized protein has product MSKKGSKKDWYHEYISSSSSFWDSDDEDTRSGHSDMSRGNQVVFYHYTSKEGKDAILDSGVIRPSRRRGHRDDAVFGNGVYGTLMDPENFSKTQLARNNYDSHTGVWRNLLKVGKVDFAFKLFLPKNRVEEVEETDRDIMIHHGNIYLDNVSYEVIPVPSRGRGMYHATGGR; this is encoded by the exons ATGTCGAAGAAAGGAAGTAAGAAGGATTGGTATCATGAatatatttcctcctcctcctccttctgggaCTCGGATGATG aGGACACACGAAGCGGACACTCAGACATGAGTCGGGGGAATCAAGTTGTGTTTTACCACTACACTTCGAAAGAAGGGAAAGATGCTATTCTGGATTCCGGTGTCATCCGACCAAGCAGGCGTCGTGGACACAGAGATGATGCTGTATTTGGAAATG GTGTCTACGGCACGTTGATGGATCCAGAGAACTTCTCCAAGACGCAGCTGGCGAGGAACAATTACGACTCTCatactggagtttggaggaatctCTTGAAGGTGGGGAAAGTAGATTTCGCCTTCAAGCTCTTCCTTCCAAAGAATAGAGTGGAAGAAGTCGAGGAGACCGACCGCGATATAATGATCCATCATGGGAACATATATCTTGATAATGTTTCCTACGAAGTAATCCCCGTACCATCACGTGGCCGAGGAATGTATCATGCAACTGGAGGTCGTTGA